The following proteins are encoded in a genomic region of Mycolicibacterium rutilum:
- a CDS encoding glycosyltransferase: MTYTIDTLTDEQRDHALDRSINGLRDDDPLRSAAIPVMGWQKGFLAVVLLAVVVFAIWRPMQTGVAMIGLCTFGYVLTMADRVMIFRRGLAARPITVTDEQARALTDDELPPYTILVPAYNEPEVVDDLIGAMARLEYPKDKLQVLLLLEADDDVTIEAARRCKESEAITILLVPPADPRTKPKACNYGLHFATGDIVTIFDAEDLPEPLQLRRVVAAFAELPDDIACVQAKLAYHNGRQNMLTGWFTAEYGLWFGYLLPGMMRTGTPIPLGGTSNHLKRSVLDHIGAWDPHNVTEDADLGLRIAASGYHTAVLDSQTLEEANSDPINWIRQRSRWYKGYLQTWLVHIRRPVKLLRTIGFRSFLRFNLVLAGTPIIAVLNLAFWLITILWFLGQPAAIGAVFPWFIYFPALIALILGNFATLYMNLIALREDDRSDLLVPALTVPLFWLMMSVAAAKGTYQLIRNPSYWEKTFHGLSSQPDEDLDATP, from the coding sequence GTGACGTACACGATCGACACCCTGACCGACGAGCAACGCGACCACGCGCTGGACCGCTCGATCAACGGACTGCGCGACGACGATCCGCTGCGCTCGGCCGCCATCCCCGTGATGGGCTGGCAGAAGGGGTTTTTGGCGGTCGTCCTGCTCGCCGTGGTGGTGTTCGCGATCTGGCGCCCGATGCAGACCGGGGTGGCGATGATCGGGCTGTGCACCTTCGGCTACGTGCTGACGATGGCCGACCGGGTGATGATCTTCCGCCGCGGGCTGGCCGCGCGGCCGATCACCGTCACCGACGAGCAGGCCCGCGCGCTCACCGATGACGAGCTGCCGCCCTACACGATCCTGGTGCCCGCCTACAACGAACCAGAGGTGGTCGACGATCTCATCGGCGCGATGGCGCGTCTCGAGTACCCCAAGGACAAGCTGCAGGTCCTGCTGCTGCTCGAGGCCGACGACGATGTGACGATCGAAGCGGCGCGGCGCTGCAAGGAATCCGAGGCGATCACCATCCTGCTCGTGCCGCCCGCCGACCCGCGCACCAAACCCAAGGCCTGCAACTACGGGCTGCACTTCGCCACCGGTGACATCGTGACGATCTTCGACGCCGAGGACCTGCCCGAGCCCCTGCAGTTGCGCCGCGTGGTCGCCGCCTTCGCCGAACTACCCGACGACATCGCCTGCGTGCAGGCCAAACTCGCGTATCACAACGGCAGGCAGAACATGCTGACCGGATGGTTCACCGCCGAGTACGGGCTGTGGTTCGGGTATCTGCTGCCGGGCATGATGCGGACCGGCACGCCGATCCCATTGGGCGGCACCTCCAATCACCTCAAACGTTCGGTGCTCGACCACATCGGTGCATGGGATCCGCACAACGTCACCGAGGACGCCGATCTCGGCCTGCGCATCGCGGCGTCGGGTTATCACACGGCGGTGCTGGATTCGCAGACCCTCGAGGAGGCCAACAGCGACCCGATCAACTGGATCCGGCAGCGGTCCAGGTGGTACAAGGGCTACCTGCAGACCTGGCTGGTGCACATCCGCCGCCCGGTCAAGCTGCTGCGCACCATCGGGTTTCGCAGCTTCCTGCGGTTCAACCTGGTGCTGGCGGGCACCCCGATCATCGCGGTGCTCAACCTGGCGTTCTGGTTGATCACGATCCTGTGGTTCCTCGGGCAGCCGGCCGCGATCGGCGCGGTGTTCCCGTGGTTCATCTACTTCCCGGCGTTGATCGCGTTGATCCTGGGCAACTTCGCGACCCTGTACATGAACTTGATCGCGCTGCGCGAGGACGACCGCTCCGACCTGCTGGTGCCCGCGCTCACCGTGCCGCTGTTCTGGTTGATGATGAGCGTAGCCGCCGCCAAGGGCACCTACCAGCTGATTCGCAACCCGTCGTACTGGGAGAAGACCTTTCACGGGTTGAGCAGCCAACCGGACGAGGATCTGGACGCGACGCCATGA